A part of Curtobacterium sp. MCLR17_036 genomic DNA contains:
- a CDS encoding glycosyltransferase, with protein sequence MTQLSSVSVPGPRRVVSVDLDAPLPRLVADETGISALVVGYRDGHPVATREVLLTADPDDAARALEPIAGVRADRAGDDTPVPDELLPMISIVVSTVVARVEDLGRLLDVLEHLDYPRHEVVLVDNRVVLPGSDPLPALLEGRTVRLVTERRPGCSAGRNAGVAAALGEVIAFTDDDVRVDPQWLRMIGTRFVREPALSAVTGMILPVELATPAQIWYEAYYGGFSGERTFDPVTIVPDDVPGVMRHARVSAVAPDGSIRKHFAVYGIGGYGAGANWACRRSAFDAAGGFDTTLGAGVPARGGEDLAIFIDILWNGGRIGFEPRAVVHHRHRQDLAGLHHQLHSNGVGFTALMCALVVKDRRHLLALARLMPVAADVKTRQLVSRLAGRRDAAPETVTEASTTRIPRSLAFHEFRGFPAGPAAYLRSRRFWRSVEEGRFRP encoded by the coding sequence ATGACCCAGCTCTCCTCCGTCTCCGTGCCCGGGCCCCGACGGGTCGTCAGCGTCGACCTCGACGCTCCCCTGCCCCGGCTCGTCGCCGACGAGACCGGTATCTCGGCGCTGGTGGTCGGCTACCGCGACGGACACCCCGTCGCGACGCGCGAGGTGCTGCTGACGGCGGACCCCGACGACGCCGCACGCGCGCTCGAGCCGATCGCGGGCGTCCGCGCCGACCGCGCCGGTGACGACACCCCGGTGCCGGACGAGCTGCTGCCGATGATCTCGATCGTCGTCTCGACCGTCGTCGCCCGGGTCGAGGACCTCGGCCGGTTGCTCGACGTGCTCGAGCACCTCGACTACCCGCGGCACGAGGTGGTCCTCGTCGACAACCGGGTGGTGCTGCCCGGGTCCGACCCGCTGCCCGCCCTGCTCGAGGGCCGGACGGTCCGGCTCGTCACGGAACGCCGCCCGGGGTGTTCGGCGGGTCGGAACGCCGGGGTCGCCGCGGCACTCGGCGAGGTCATCGCCTTCACGGACGACGACGTGCGGGTGGACCCGCAGTGGCTCCGGATGATCGGCACCCGCTTCGTGCGGGAGCCCGCGCTCTCGGCCGTGACCGGCATGATCCTGCCCGTCGAGCTCGCCACCCCGGCACAGATCTGGTACGAGGCGTACTACGGCGGCTTCAGCGGCGAGCGCACCTTCGACCCGGTGACGATCGTGCCCGACGACGTACCCGGTGTCATGCGCCACGCCCGTGTCTCCGCGGTCGCCCCGGACGGCTCGATCCGGAAGCACTTCGCCGTGTACGGCATCGGCGGCTACGGCGCCGGCGCGAACTGGGCGTGCCGACGGTCCGCGTTCGACGCCGCGGGCGGCTTCGACACCACGCTCGGCGCCGGGGTACCAGCACGCGGCGGCGAGGACCTGGCGATCTTCATCGACATCCTCTGGAACGGCGGCCGGATCGGCTTCGAACCCCGCGCCGTCGTGCACCACCGGCACCGCCAGGACCTCGCCGGCCTGCACCACCAGCTGCACTCGAACGGCGTCGGCTTCACCGCCCTGATGTGCGCGCTCGTCGTGAAGGACCGCCGGCACCTGCTGGCCCTGGCCCGTCTCATGCCCGTCGCCGCCGACGTCAAGACCCGCCAGCTCGTCTCCCGGCTGGCCGGACGACGCGACGCAGCACCGGAGACGGTGACCGAGGCCTCGACGACGCGCATCCCCCGGTCCCTCGCGTTCCACGAGTTCCGCGGCTTCCCGGCCGGCCCGGCGGCGTACCTGCGCAGCCGACGGTTCTGGCGCTCGGTCGAGGAGGGCCGCTTCCGCCCGTAG
- a CDS encoding glycosyltransferase, which produces MTEPRATVSGVLTVTPAMPSAGVPTWAGAAWVGAVDRQEAATATAVALQDAEGFRRARLLVRDGREVAGFVDVAVDAAGAVDPAELGPAVRALRATGLPAAPTGTPVGRVSVVIGTRDRPDDVRHVVRSVLDSAYDDLEVVVVDNAPSTTATRDVVASFDDPRLRYVLEARPGVSRARNAGLAVASGAVVAFVDDDVVVDRLWLAALAEAYARDADVVCVTGLVPSGELRTPTQRYFDERVTWARNTDRRVFRTSAPPADLPLFPFSVGAFGTGANMSLRRSAALALGGFDVALGPGTPARAGEDPDLFTRVLFSGGALAVEPAAVVWHRHRSDRAALRSQALGYGTGLGAWVTKLVLRPRTAVAVLRRAVGALRQLGALGQGTAGAGEPVAVDTVGGWPVDDEFRQATAGLQRVELLAALGGPWRYLVGRARRG; this is translated from the coding sequence ATGACCGAACCCCGGGCGACCGTCAGCGGCGTGCTCACCGTCACCCCCGCGATGCCGTCAGCCGGGGTCCCGACGTGGGCCGGAGCCGCCTGGGTCGGCGCCGTCGACCGGCAGGAGGCGGCCACCGCGACCGCCGTCGCCCTGCAGGACGCCGAGGGCTTCCGCCGCGCACGGCTCCTCGTCCGGGACGGCCGTGAGGTCGCCGGCTTCGTCGACGTCGCCGTCGACGCAGCGGGGGCGGTGGACCCGGCCGAGCTGGGACCGGCCGTCCGTGCACTGCGCGCCACGGGCCTCCCGGCCGCACCGACCGGCACGCCCGTCGGCCGCGTCTCCGTCGTCATCGGTACCCGCGACCGGCCGGACGACGTGCGTCACGTCGTCCGGTCGGTGCTCGACTCGGCGTACGACGACCTCGAGGTCGTCGTCGTCGACAACGCGCCCTCGACCACCGCCACCCGCGACGTGGTCGCGTCGTTCGACGACCCCCGGTTGCGCTACGTCCTGGAGGCCCGACCCGGCGTCTCACGCGCACGGAACGCCGGTCTCGCCGTCGCCTCCGGAGCCGTGGTCGCCTTCGTCGACGACGACGTGGTCGTCGACCGCCTCTGGCTCGCGGCGCTCGCCGAGGCGTACGCCCGCGACGCGGACGTCGTTTGCGTCACCGGGCTCGTGCCGAGCGGGGAACTGCGCACGCCCACCCAGCGGTACTTCGACGAGCGGGTGACCTGGGCGCGGAACACCGACCGCCGGGTCTTCCGGACCTCGGCGCCGCCGGCCGACCTGCCGCTCTTCCCGTTCTCGGTCGGCGCGTTCGGCACCGGGGCGAACATGTCGCTGCGGCGCTCGGCCGCGCTCGCCCTGGGCGGCTTCGACGTCGCCCTCGGCCCGGGGACCCCCGCCCGCGCCGGCGAGGACCCGGACCTGTTCACGCGGGTGCTGTTCTCCGGCGGGGCGCTCGCCGTGGAGCCCGCCGCGGTGGTCTGGCACCGACACCGCTCCGACCGCGCCGCCCTGCGGTCCCAGGCGCTCGGCTACGGCACCGGTCTCGGGGCGTGGGTGACGAAGCTCGTGCTGCGACCGCGGACGGCGGTGGCGGTGCTCCGTCGGGCCGTCGGCGCGCTGCGGCAGCTCGGGGCGCTCGGGCAGGGGACGGCCGGTGCCGGCGAGCCCGTCGCGGTGGACACCGTGGGCGGCTGGCCCGTCGACGACGAGTTCCGGCAGGCCACCGCCGGGCTGCAGCGCGTGGAGCTCCTCGCGGCGCTCGGCGGTCCGTGGCGGTACCTGGTCGGACGGGCGCGGCGGGGCTGA
- a CDS encoding beta-1,6-N-acetylglucosaminyltransferase has protein sequence MAISPAAPACVVLAHEDPVHVRRLVEALDPFPVFLHCDSRTPDDVHQAMTEGLPDRVRLLPRIRTGWARWENVEAEVAGYRAALAETDATHVAVLTGSDYPLASPAETTALLEAHRDRSFVFAHPLPHPEWGRDGGVGRIRYRHWAWRKHMLRLPVPRRAPRDVVLTGGSQLKVLARRHAAAVVDTVDRRPDLTDFWRRTWVADETFVLSVLGSPALVPGFADEHVPHSLWWIGWDGTAQKSPPWLTIEDAGRLLAGRTDTADALPQVFARKFSTDRSADLLDVVDGAFGLRPGLAAAVAS, from the coding sequence ATGGCCATCTCCCCCGCGGCTCCGGCCTGCGTCGTCCTCGCGCACGAGGACCCCGTGCACGTCCGGCGGCTCGTCGAGGCGCTCGACCCGTTCCCCGTGTTCCTGCACTGCGACTCCCGGACGCCGGACGACGTCCACCAGGCGATGACCGAGGGGCTGCCCGACCGGGTGCGGTTGCTGCCGCGGATCCGGACCGGCTGGGCCCGGTGGGAGAACGTCGAGGCCGAGGTCGCCGGCTACCGTGCGGCGCTCGCCGAGACGGACGCGACGCACGTCGCCGTGCTGACCGGCAGCGACTACCCGTTGGCGTCCCCGGCGGAGACGACGGCGCTGCTCGAGGCACACCGGGACCGCTCGTTCGTGTTCGCGCACCCGCTGCCGCACCCCGAGTGGGGTCGCGACGGCGGTGTCGGCCGGATCCGCTACCGGCACTGGGCCTGGCGGAAGCACATGCTGCGGCTGCCGGTGCCCCGGCGAGCGCCGCGTGACGTCGTGCTGACGGGTGGCTCGCAGCTCAAGGTCCTCGCGCGCCGGCACGCGGCCGCGGTCGTCGACACGGTGGACCGCCGGCCGGACCTGACGGACTTCTGGCGGCGCACCTGGGTGGCCGACGAGACGTTCGTGCTCTCCGTGCTCGGCTCCCCCGCGCTGGTGCCCGGCTTCGCCGACGAGCACGTGCCGCACTCGCTGTGGTGGATCGGGTGGGACGGCACGGCGCAGAAGAGCCCGCCGTGGCTGACCATCGAGGACGCCGGGCGGCTCCTCGCCGGCCGGACCGACACCGCGGACGCGCTGCCGCAGGTCTTCGCGCGGAAGTTCTCGACGGACCGCAGCGCCGACCTGCTCGACGTCGTCGACGGCGCGTTCGGGCTGCGTCCGGGCCTGGCCGCCGCGGTCGCCTCGTGA
- a CDS encoding oligosaccharide flippase family protein: MTLPPQTRRQARATRDGEDGGASAVRKGASVLFGRGLLYVVVWSMQLVVSSLISPVLAHLMPPSEFGVLASAIALYQALVVLAVAGLDQATVLQRAEDGDDRRARGLLAVGVVTAAVVIAVALATIPAWGDAAGFVGAHPLLLVAVLWTGPSAIVQLSLAVLVAQDRIRVFAVTSLLSSIGGSVIGLGLLAAVHADATTYAWGGVVAQGAAMVVGIAATRPRIAGLLDRRTTARAFRLGIPVALGNLSYFVLNAGDRIVVQRLLGPDEVARYQIAYVVGSAVILLLTFTNQAWAPHFAAVRDAVARRELAVHARDELYRLLAPVLLAVTLVSPIALPVLAPASYRVQGLTVVVFIVAVTALPVVASGATGRLLLVERRGVAVGVIAAVAGAVNIGANLVLVPLFGIAGAGAATVLAYVVLAVLQLAVLPDRRAWNGPGPAVVLPVAGALLVAAASLFVPEDALWNWVRAAGVLACLPWFVVRLRSARGRGAATSS; encoded by the coding sequence GTGACCCTGCCCCCGCAGACCCGGCGGCAGGCCCGGGCCACCCGGGACGGCGAGGACGGCGGTGCATCAGCCGTCCGCAAGGGCGCCTCGGTCCTGTTCGGCCGCGGGTTGCTCTACGTCGTCGTCTGGTCGATGCAGCTCGTCGTCTCGTCGCTCATCTCGCCCGTGCTCGCGCACCTCATGCCGCCGTCGGAGTTCGGCGTCCTGGCATCGGCGATCGCTCTGTACCAGGCGCTCGTCGTGCTGGCGGTCGCCGGCCTCGACCAGGCGACCGTCCTGCAGCGTGCCGAGGACGGCGACGACCGCCGGGCCCGCGGGCTGCTCGCGGTCGGGGTCGTCACCGCCGCCGTCGTGATTGCGGTCGCGCTCGCGACGATCCCCGCGTGGGGCGACGCCGCCGGGTTCGTCGGCGCACACCCGCTGCTCCTCGTCGCCGTGCTCTGGACGGGGCCGTCGGCGATCGTCCAGCTGTCCCTCGCGGTGCTCGTCGCCCAGGACCGCATCCGCGTCTTCGCCGTGACGAGCCTGCTGTCGTCGATCGGCGGGTCCGTCATCGGGCTCGGCCTGCTCGCCGCCGTGCACGCCGACGCCACCACGTACGCGTGGGGCGGTGTCGTCGCGCAGGGCGCGGCGATGGTGGTGGGGATCGCAGCGACGCGACCGCGGATCGCGGGGCTGCTCGACCGCAGGACGACCGCCCGCGCGTTCCGTCTCGGCATCCCGGTGGCGCTCGGGAACCTGTCGTACTTCGTGCTGAACGCCGGCGACCGGATCGTCGTGCAGCGGCTGCTCGGTCCGGACGAGGTCGCGCGCTACCAGATCGCCTACGTCGTCGGGTCGGCGGTCATCCTGCTGCTCACGTTCACGAACCAGGCGTGGGCGCCGCACTTCGCCGCGGTCCGCGACGCCGTGGCCCGGCGCGAGCTCGCCGTGCACGCCCGCGACGAGCTGTACCGGTTGCTCGCGCCCGTGCTCCTCGCGGTGACCCTGGTGTCGCCGATCGCCCTGCCCGTCCTGGCGCCGGCGTCCTACCGGGTGCAGGGGCTCACGGTCGTCGTCTTCATCGTCGCGGTCACGGCCCTGCCGGTCGTCGCGAGCGGCGCCACCGGCCGGCTGCTGCTCGTGGAGCGACGCGGCGTGGCCGTCGGCGTCATCGCGGCCGTCGCCGGAGCGGTGAACATCGGCGCGAACCTCGTGCTCGTCCCGCTGTTCGGCATCGCCGGCGCCGGCGCCGCGACCGTCCTGGCGTACGTCGTGCTCGCGGTGCTGCAGCTCGCGGTCCTGCCCGACCGGCGTGCCTGGAACGGCCCGGGTCCCGCGGTCGTGCTCCCGGTGGCCGGGGCGCTCCTCGTGGCGGCCGCGTCGCTCTTCGTACCGGAGGACGCGCTCTGGAACTGGGTGCGGGCCGCCGGGGTGCTCGCCTGCCTGCCGTGGTTCGTCGTCCGGCTGCGGTCGGCTCGAGGACGAGGCGCGGCGACCTCGTCCTGA
- a CDS encoding glycoside hydrolase family 16 protein: MTRVGPTLDPRAAAANGAPAAHATGRSRHRRAAGSGRRAALVAAAVVVAAAVVAGATTGRGVDAVDPSGAVMPTADGGGGWQRVFAEDFAEPTATGAFERTYGDRFSVYHGFADTAGTGRYQASALSAHGGVLDVHLRTTAGGTPLAGGVVPLVDGRWGGQTAGRYSIRMKSDRVDGYGVAVLLWSDDNVWADGEVDFPEGALGGTAGLNVHCVGDPEQKCVQHETAASLADWHTYTIEWTRSRMSFLVDGALVGTTTESIPTAPMHLVVQAGSIAGVPPRSAAGSLLVDWVTIDVPAAGADPQATTPDRDGR, translated from the coding sequence GTGACCCGCGTCGGACCGACGCTCGACCCCCGTGCCGCAGCCGCGAACGGCGCGCCGGCGGCGCACGCCACCGGGCGCTCCCGACACCGCCGTGCGGCGGGCAGCGGCCGCCGTGCCGCGCTCGTCGCCGCGGCGGTCGTGGTCGCCGCGGCCGTCGTCGCCGGTGCCACGACCGGGCGGGGCGTCGACGCGGTCGACCCGAGCGGAGCGGTGATGCCGACGGCCGACGGCGGCGGCGGGTGGCAGCGCGTCTTCGCCGAGGACTTCGCCGAACCGACCGCGACGGGCGCCTTCGAGCGCACCTACGGCGACCGGTTCTCGGTGTACCACGGGTTCGCGGACACCGCCGGGACGGGCCGCTACCAGGCCTCCGCCCTGAGCGCGCACGGCGGCGTGCTCGACGTGCACCTGCGCACCACCGCGGGCGGCACACCGCTCGCCGGCGGCGTCGTCCCCCTGGTCGACGGCCGGTGGGGCGGACAGACCGCTGGTCGGTACAGCATCCGCATGAAGAGTGACCGCGTCGACGGCTACGGCGTCGCGGTGCTGCTCTGGAGCGACGACAACGTCTGGGCGGACGGCGAGGTCGACTTCCCCGAGGGTGCGCTCGGCGGCACGGCCGGGCTCAACGTGCACTGCGTGGGCGACCCGGAGCAGAAGTGCGTGCAGCACGAGACCGCTGCGTCGCTGGCCGACTGGCACACGTACACGATCGAGTGGACGCGCTCGCGGATGTCGTTCCTGGTCGACGGTGCCCTCGTCGGCACGACGACCGAGTCGATCCCGACGGCCCCGATGCACCTGGTCGTGCAGGCCGGCTCGATCGCCGGTGTCCCGCCGCGGAGCGCCGCCGGGTCCCTGCTCGTCGACTGGGTGACGATCGACGTGCCCGCGGCCGGCGCCGACCCGCAGGCGACCACGCCGGACCGTGACGGGCGCTGA
- a CDS encoding glycosyltransferase family 2 protein translates to MTTVAVVICAYTQQRWGDLQDSVESAVRQSEQPEVVVVIDHEPELLARASARWPDLRVVPNTEDRGLSGARNTGVALTEADVVAFLDDDATADPDWLRHLLAALEDPEVVGVGGRATPSWPTATGAGPYADELLWIVGCSYRGLPEAPGDVRNVIGSSMAFRREAILLAGGFRSGIGRVGDQPLGCEETELCIRIAQVRPGARIRYEPRSNVAHRVSPDRVTVRYLRRRSYYEGISKAVLSRRVGTGDSLASESTYLTRVIPGAVLRELGRIGRGGGRRAGAIVLSVAATVLGYAVGRVLGGVVVTTPAARPVEQPVSAR, encoded by the coding sequence GTGACGACCGTCGCGGTCGTCATCTGCGCGTACACGCAGCAGCGGTGGGGCGACCTGCAGGACAGCGTCGAGTCCGCCGTCCGCCAGTCCGAGCAGCCCGAGGTGGTCGTGGTGATCGACCACGAGCCCGAGCTCCTGGCCCGGGCGTCGGCGCGGTGGCCCGACCTGCGGGTCGTGCCGAACACCGAGGACCGCGGGCTCTCCGGCGCGCGGAACACCGGCGTCGCCCTGACCGAGGCGGACGTGGTCGCGTTCCTCGACGACGACGCCACGGCGGACCCCGACTGGTTGCGCCACCTGCTCGCAGCGCTCGAGGACCCCGAGGTCGTCGGCGTCGGCGGCCGTGCGACGCCGTCCTGGCCGACCGCCACCGGGGCCGGCCCCTACGCCGACGAGCTGCTCTGGATCGTCGGGTGCTCGTACCGCGGGCTGCCGGAGGCGCCGGGCGACGTCCGGAACGTGATCGGGTCGAGCATGGCGTTCCGCCGCGAGGCGATCCTGCTGGCCGGGGGCTTCCGCTCCGGCATCGGCCGTGTCGGCGACCAGCCCCTCGGCTGCGAGGAGACCGAGCTGTGCATCCGGATCGCCCAGGTGCGGCCCGGCGCACGGATCCGGTACGAGCCGCGGTCGAACGTCGCGCACCGGGTCTCGCCGGACCGCGTGACCGTGCGCTACCTGCGCCGTCGGAGCTACTACGAGGGCATCTCGAAGGCGGTGCTCAGCCGGCGCGTCGGCACGGGTGACTCGCTCGCGAGCGAGTCGACGTACCTGACTCGGGTCATCCCCGGCGCCGTCCTGCGCGAACTCGGCCGGATCGGCCGCGGCGGCGGGCGCCGGGCCGGCGCGATCGTGCTGTCCGTCGCCGCGACCGTCCTCGGCTACGCCGTGGGCCGGGTGCTCGGCGGCGTGGTCGTCACCACGCCGGCGGCCCGCCCGGTCGAGCAGCCGGTGAGCGCGAGGTGA
- a CDS encoding glycosyltransferase family 2 protein, with protein sequence MPVRTVRPADPRVSVVIPARNEARNLEIILPMLPPVHEVILVDGNSVDDTVATAQRVLPGIRVVHQTRKGKGNALACGFEAVTGDVVVMFDADCSADPDEIPRFVQALVDGADVAKGTRYALGGGSDDITILRNLGNRGLNALCNVILGTRYSDLCYGYNAFWADVLPEIGLLSSELPRPADGTMLWGDGFEIETVLTCRWSSAALAITEVPSHEKLRVHGHSNLNAVTDGIRVLKSIMHERRRAVAGRAEARRVAVHAVPPIVAGQPAAAHGAPVAAAAAAAVVVGLEEDVA encoded by the coding sequence ATGCCCGTTCGAACCGTCCGCCCCGCAGACCCGCGGGTCTCCGTCGTCATCCCGGCCCGCAACGAGGCCCGCAACCTCGAGATCATCCTGCCGATGCTCCCGCCCGTGCACGAGGTGATCCTGGTCGACGGCAACTCGGTCGACGACACCGTCGCGACGGCGCAGCGCGTGCTGCCCGGCATCCGTGTCGTGCACCAGACCCGCAAGGGCAAGGGCAACGCGCTCGCCTGCGGGTTCGAAGCCGTGACCGGCGACGTGGTCGTCATGTTCGACGCCGACTGCTCCGCCGACCCCGACGAGATCCCGCGCTTCGTGCAGGCGCTCGTCGACGGCGCCGACGTCGCGAAGGGCACCCGGTACGCCCTCGGCGGGGGGAGCGACGACATCACGATCCTGCGCAACCTCGGCAACCGCGGGCTGAACGCGCTGTGCAACGTCATCCTCGGCACCCGGTACAGCGACCTCTGCTACGGCTACAACGCCTTCTGGGCGGACGTCCTGCCGGAGATCGGGCTGCTCTCCTCCGAGCTGCCGCGCCCGGCCGACGGGACGATGCTCTGGGGCGACGGCTTCGAGATCGAGACCGTCCTGACCTGCCGCTGGTCGTCGGCCGCGTTGGCGATCACCGAGGTGCCGAGCCACGAGAAGCTCCGCGTGCACGGTCACAGCAACCTCAACGCCGTCACGGACGGCATCCGCGTGCTGAAGTCGATCATGCACGAGCGTCGTCGCGCCGTCGCCGGCCGTGCCGAGGCACGTCGCGTCGCCGTGCACGCCGTCCCCCCGATCGTCGCCGGCCAGCCGGCGGCGGCGCACGGCGCTCCCGTCGCGGCCGCTGCGGCCGCCGCCGTGGTCGTCGGCCTCGAGGAGGACGTCGCGTGA
- a CDS encoding NAD(P)/FAD-dependent oxidoreductase, producing the protein MSTTEPQDGPVVHDVAVIGAGPAGLSAALNLVRAKRTVLLVDANRPRNAATLRSHGFLTRDGISPLELRKLGRTEVEGYPEATVVQSVVDLVTPDAAGWRLHGAWRGTELDARARAVVVATGLREEFPALPTLRAFYGTSVHSCVECDAYDKAGEPLAFICETDDVVDRALLVAAWTDDLVVYTNGVARVDDAGRARLAAAGVVVDERRVEDLEGDRTGMTGVRLADGHVEPRSGGFVRPTWHADLDWLQVGDGPDERDDTPGAFPPLRRDADGLLVVDRVGRTSVPGLYAVGDVTPPGPEQLIVAAGHGAATAAAVHRDLVGGLTDLRDAVQ; encoded by the coding sequence ATGAGCACCACCGAACCGCAGGACGGGCCGGTCGTCCACGACGTCGCGGTGATCGGCGCCGGCCCGGCCGGGCTGAGCGCTGCGCTCAACCTGGTCCGTGCGAAGCGGACGGTGCTGCTCGTCGACGCCAACCGACCCCGGAACGCGGCCACGCTGCGGTCGCACGGGTTCCTGACCCGCGACGGGATCTCGCCGCTCGAGCTCCGCAAGCTCGGCCGTACCGAGGTGGAGGGGTACCCCGAGGCCACGGTCGTGCAGTCCGTCGTCGACCTCGTCACGCCCGACGCCGCGGGGTGGCGCCTGCACGGTGCGTGGCGGGGGACCGAGCTCGACGCACGGGCGCGCGCCGTCGTCGTGGCAACGGGGCTCCGCGAGGAGTTCCCGGCGCTCCCGACGTTGCGGGCGTTCTACGGCACCTCCGTGCACAGCTGCGTCGAGTGCGACGCCTACGACAAGGCCGGTGAGCCCCTCGCGTTCATCTGCGAGACCGACGACGTCGTGGACCGCGCCCTGCTCGTCGCGGCCTGGACGGACGACCTGGTCGTCTACACGAACGGCGTCGCCCGGGTGGACGACGCCGGCCGTGCCCGACTCGCCGCCGCGGGCGTCGTGGTCGACGAGCGACGGGTCGAGGACCTGGAGGGCGACCGGACCGGCATGACCGGCGTCCGGCTCGCCGACGGGCACGTGGAACCCCGCTCCGGTGGCTTCGTGCGCCCGACCTGGCACGCCGACCTCGACTGGCTGCAGGTCGGGGACGGTCCGGACGAGCGTGACGACACGCCCGGAGCGTTCCCGCCGCTCCGTCGGGACGCGGACGGGTTGCTCGTCGTCGACCGGGTCGGTCGGACCTCGGTCCCGGGGCTCTACGCCGTGGGAGACGTGACGCCTCCGGGGCCGGAACAGCTCATCGTGGCTGCCGGCCACGGTGCCGCGACGGCCGCCGCCGTGCACCGGGACCTGGTGGGTGGTCTCACGGACCTCCGGGATGCTGTACAGTAG
- the gltX gene encoding glutamate--tRNA ligase produces MTAPFTTASGSDIRVRFCPSPTGTPHVGLIRTALFNWAYARHTGGKLVFRIEDTDAARDSEESYAQILDALRWLRLDWDEGVDAGGEHGPYRQSERTAIYDDVIEQLKASGHVYESYVTPDEMEARNRAAGRDPKQGYDNHERDLTDAERQAFRDEGREPALRLRVPDRDLSFDDLVRGEITFKQGTFPDFVVVRPNGKPLYTFTNPLDDALMGITHVLRGEDLLSSTPRQIALYEALYEIGIAPAIPVFGHLPYVMGEGNKKLSKRDPESNLFHHRAAGMIPEGLVNYLALLGWSIGPDRDVFSIDEMVAAFDVTQVNPNPARFDHKKAEAINGDHIRLLDADDFRSRLLPYLTEFVSDPATPEQLAVLTKAAPLVQERMQLLGEAPAMLGFLFTDDADLVVEDDALASLKGDTTEVVTASTAALEQVEDWTTEAIEAALRAALIDGLGLKPRVAFGPLRVAVSGRRISPPLFESMEILGKDSTLTRLRAFAAR; encoded by the coding sequence ATGACTGCGCCATTCACCACTGCCTCCGGCTCCGACATCCGCGTCCGCTTCTGCCCGAGCCCGACGGGGACCCCGCACGTCGGGCTCATCCGCACGGCGCTCTTCAACTGGGCGTACGCGCGCCACACGGGCGGCAAGCTCGTCTTCCGCATCGAGGACACCGACGCCGCCCGTGACAGCGAGGAGTCGTACGCGCAGATCCTCGACGCGCTGCGCTGGCTGCGGCTCGACTGGGACGAGGGCGTGGACGCCGGCGGCGAGCACGGCCCGTACCGGCAGTCCGAGCGCACGGCGATCTACGACGACGTGATCGAACAGCTCAAGGCCTCCGGGCACGTCTACGAGTCCTACGTGACCCCGGACGAGATGGAAGCCCGCAACCGTGCGGCCGGCCGCGACCCGAAGCAGGGCTACGACAACCACGAGCGCGACCTCACCGACGCCGAGCGTCAGGCCTTCCGCGACGAGGGGCGCGAGCCGGCGCTGCGCCTCCGTGTGCCGGACCGCGACCTGAGCTTCGACGACCTGGTGCGCGGGGAGATCACCTTCAAGCAGGGGACCTTCCCGGACTTCGTCGTCGTGCGGCCGAACGGCAAGCCGCTCTACACGTTCACGAACCCGCTGGACGACGCCCTGATGGGCATCACGCACGTGCTCCGGGGTGAGGACCTGCTGTCGTCGACGCCGCGGCAGATCGCGCTCTACGAGGCGCTGTACGAGATCGGGATCGCTCCGGCCATCCCGGTGTTCGGCCACCTGCCGTACGTGATGGGGGAGGGCAACAAGAAGCTCTCGAAGCGCGACCCCGAGTCGAACCTGTTCCACCACCGTGCCGCCGGCATGATCCCGGAGGGGCTCGTCAACTACCTCGCGCTGCTCGGCTGGTCGATCGGCCCGGACCGCGACGTGTTCTCGATCGACGAGATGGTCGCCGCGTTCGACGTGACGCAGGTCAACCCGAACCCGGCCCGCTTCGACCACAAGAAGGCCGAGGCGATCAACGGGGACCACATCCGTCTGCTCGACGCCGACGACTTCCGGTCGCGCCTGCTGCCGTACCTGACCGAGTTCGTCTCGGACCCGGCGACACCGGAGCAGCTTGCGGTCCTCACCAAGGCCGCGCCCCTCGTGCAGGAGCGCATGCAGCTGCTCGGCGAGGCGCCCGCGATGCTCGGCTTCCTGTTCACCGACGACGCCGATCTGGTGGTCGAGGACGACGCGCTCGCCTCGCTGAAGGGCGACACCACCGAGGTCGTCACGGCCAGCACCGCCGCCCTCGAGCAGGTCGAGGACTGGACGACCGAGGCGATCGAGGCCGCGCTCCGTGCGGCGCTCATCGACGGGCTCGGACTGAAGCCGCGGGTGGCCTTCGGGCCGCTCCGCGTCGCGGTGTCCGGCCGACGCATCAGCCCGCCGCTGTTCGAGTCGATGGAGATCCTCGGCAAGGACTCGACCCTGACGCGGCTCCGCGCCTTCGCGGCCCGCTGA